TTTCTGAAAACACCATTTTCCGATTGAAGGCCAAACATTAGATTGGTGCCCCCGAGAGGATTCGAACCTCCGACCAAAAGTTTAGGAAACTTCTGCTCTGTCCACCTGAGCTACGGGAGCGTTTAAGAATTTGGTTTTCGTTTTTGTGAGACTATTCTCTGGAAGTCGGCGATGTTGTGTATAACAATTTTGTCTTCGTAGAGTTCGATTTTACCGCTTTTGGAAAGAGTATTTAAGACCTTTTGCACTTCGCCTACCGGTTGGGCGCACCATTCCGCCACGTCGTGTTGAGAAACATTCAAAACAATTTCTTTGAAATCACTGTGCGCGTGCATCTTTTCATAGAGCATTAGGAATACGTCGGCAACCTTTCCTTGAATGTCGTCCATCAGAAGAATCAAAAGTCTTCTTTTCGCGTCATTGATTCGGATCGAAAAGATCGTAAGAATTTTCATCGCCAACATCGGATTTTTAGTCATTAAGAGATCAAAGTTTGTGCGGTTGAAGTTCAATACTTTTACTTCCGAGATTGCGATCGCAGTCGCGGATCTAGGTTGTTCTTCCAAGATGGCCATTTCTCCGAAAATGTCCCCTTGTTCGAGGATATCGAGAGTTTTGATCAAATAATCTTCTTTTTTGGTAGGGTTCGGAACCGTTTTTACGATCTTCACTTTTCCGGACTGAATCAGATAAAAATTATTTCCGGGCTCGTTTTCGCAAAAGATAATCTGATTCGGCTCGTACGTCTGACCGAATTTGGAAAACATAGTTTCAAGCATCATATCCATCAGATTCCCATCTCCTTAGCTTTTAATCTGGATTTTTGGGAGATGCTGTCTTTTTCGGGAGGTAGAAGCGCGACTTTACCGTATAACATTCTCGCTCTTTGACGATCTCCCTGAAGCTCGGAAATTTCCGCGAGATGAAAAAGAGATTCTTTGATCGATTCTCCCGACGGATATTTTTTGATATAGGTTGAAAAGGAGGAATTTGCGCTGTCCAAGTCGTTTTGTTTCAACAAACAAACTCCGAGTTGAAAGAGAGAATTTTCCACCAACTTCTTCTCCGAATCGAATTTAAAATCGGTCCTGTTAAGAAGATCTTTGTAAATCGCCATTGCTTCTCCGTGTTTTTCAACATTTACGAGGGTGTGAGCCCTGTTGTAAAGAGAAGTGATTGAGTTGTCTACACCTGTGGGAAGCGACGACTTTTCCACAGCGGGTTTCATGATGTTTTGAAGAGTTTCCGGCGTTATTTTGCTTGTACTACCTTCGAAGACTAAGGGAGGCATATTCAGTGGATAAGGACTGCTTCTTTTCGCAAGTTCTAAGAGTTCCGTGGCTCGACCGGTGTACGTCGTTCCCGGATAATGTTGCAGATATTTCTCAAGAGCGTATATTGCGTGCGGAAAATTATTGTTTTTGTAAAAAACTTCAGCTACGTTCATCAATTCGAACGCGGGATTACGCGTATCGGACTGGCCTAAAATTTCTTTGAGTTTTTTATGAACCTGTCTGAGTTGGCTGGAAAAAACTTTCATCATCTTGAGAATGAGATGGGTTTTTTCGGCGACAAATTGTTCGAATTCGTTCGGTTTGAAAACGAGAACGGTGGCGCTTCCGATTACTTGAGCGGTTTCTTCTCTCGGATATTTTCCAAGCGCGGATTTTACTCCGAAAAATTCTCCGATTCGAACATCTTCTTTGACTTCTTGTCCTGTGTCCACCGCGGGGAAGGTTAGTATCACTCGTCCGTTTCTCAGGACGTAAATATCCTCGGCTTTGTCCCTCTCAAAATAGATGATGGATCCGCCTTTATAATTTCTGATAATCGGACCAGCCAAATGGATTACCTACCCAAAGTTATCAAATTCTTTTTGTACGGGAAAAAAAGCCAAATCCTTTTTATAACCAAGAGAAATGACAATGGATTCTAAAAGTTTGCCGGGAGATGCAACTAGATATCTTTCGATATTATCTACGCGAACCTTTTCCGCGATCACTCCCGATTCTTCGAAAAAAGATTCTAAACTTACATCTCCATAGACGGGAACCCCGTCCCGTAGAACAAGACGGACACTGCTCAGATCTGATTCGCAGAGATTGGTATACGGGTCTTCGATATTTCGGGTTAGAACGACTACATCCGCGATTTTTCCCGCTTCGATACTTCCGAGTTGTTTTTCGACTCGAAATGCCTTTGCAGGATTACAGGTAACCATTTCGAAGAGCGTTTTGGCGGAAAGATCCTCTCCGTACTCAGTCTGATAAAATTTTCGTGCCGTACTTATTTCTTCCAGAAGGTTGAGCGAACCGCAAATGCTCGAG
The nucleotide sequence above comes from Leptospira weilii. Encoded proteins:
- a CDS encoding Crp/Fnr family transcriptional regulator; translated protein: MDMMLETMFSKFGQTYEPNQIIFCENEPGNNFYLIQSGKVKIVKTVPNPTKKEDYLIKTLDILEQGDIFGEMAILEEQPRSATAIAISEVKVLNFNRTNFDLLMTKNPMLAMKILTIFSIRINDAKRRLLILLMDDIQGKVADVFLMLYEKMHAHSDFKEIVLNVSQHDVAEWCAQPVGEVQKVLNTLSKSGKIELYEDKIVIHNIADFQRIVSQKRKPNS
- a CDS encoding tetratricopeptide repeat protein — protein: MAGPIIRNYKGGSIIYFERDKAEDIYVLRNGRVILTFPAVDTGQEVKEDVRIGEFFGVKSALGKYPREETAQVIGSATVLVFKPNEFEQFVAEKTHLILKMMKVFSSQLRQVHKKLKEILGQSDTRNPAFELMNVAEVFYKNNNFPHAIYALEKYLQHYPGTTYTGRATELLELAKRSSPYPLNMPPLVFEGSTSKITPETLQNIMKPAVEKSSLPTGVDNSITSLYNRAHTLVNVEKHGEAMAIYKDLLNRTDFKFDSEKKLVENSLFQLGVCLLKQNDLDSANSSFSTYIKKYPSGESIKESLFHLAEISELQGDRQRARMLYGKVALLPPEKDSISQKSRLKAKEMGI